Proteins found in one Fulvitalea axinellae genomic segment:
- a CDS encoding tetratricopeptide repeat protein: MKRSHVILGLAVLAVVGILYATPNYVGKKKDQDGKAGMAQGRGVKTGDIADLPVDHDSMLTESQVEDAIRLTKAFESSRNSTEKLKFADSLYGLYLSVNRPDSAAKYAVLSVTPGSEDLGKLKAGDAYYQAFSLATNDERKVAYAEKARGVFEAFLATHPDSLGVKARMAMTYAVSAAPMKAAVALKEVLAQDPNHREALYNLGVLSIQSAQFAKGVERFGKLVELDPTDLQARYYLGVCYFESGKKDEAKKEFEMVKRLSDDPVAHQAADEYLNLI; the protein is encoded by the coding sequence ATGAAACGCTCACATGTAATTTTGGGTCTCGCTGTGTTGGCGGTGGTGGGAATACTGTACGCAACACCCAATTATGTAGGAAAGAAAAAGGACCAGGACGGCAAGGCCGGAATGGCCCAAGGGAGGGGCGTGAAGACGGGCGATATCGCTGATTTGCCCGTGGATCATGACAGTATGCTCACTGAATCGCAGGTTGAAGATGCTATCCGGTTGACAAAAGCGTTCGAAAGTTCGCGCAATTCGACTGAAAAGCTTAAATTTGCGGATTCGCTTTACGGCTTGTATCTCAGTGTGAACAGGCCCGATAGCGCAGCCAAGTATGCGGTGCTTAGCGTAACCCCCGGATCAGAGGACCTTGGGAAGCTAAAGGCGGGCGACGCTTACTATCAGGCTTTTTCGTTGGCAACCAACGACGAAAGGAAAGTGGCTTACGCCGAAAAGGCCCGCGGGGTCTTCGAAGCGTTCTTGGCCACTCACCCGGACTCATTGGGCGTCAAGGCCCGTATGGCTATGACTTATGCCGTGTCGGCGGCGCCTATGAAGGCGGCGGTGGCGCTTAAGGAAGTCTTGGCCCAGGACCCGAACCATAGGGAGGCTTTGTACAACTTGGGTGTCCTTTCGATCCAGTCCGCGCAGTTTGCGAAGGGCGTGGAGCGTTTTGGCAAACTTGTTGAACTGGATCCGACTGACTTGCAGGCCCGGTATTATCTGGGCGTTTGCTATTTCGAGTCGGGAAAGAAAGACGAAGCCAAGAAGGAATTCGAAATGGTGAAAAGGTTGAGCGACGACCCGGTGGCCCATCAGGCTGCCGATGAGTATCTGAACCTTATTTAA
- a CDS encoding single-stranded DNA-binding protein yields the protein MASGVNKVILIGNLGRDPEIRYLENGSPRVTFSLATSEDYTDRTSGERKTMTEWHNVVLWRRLAEIAEKYLRKGSKIYLEGRITNRQYQDQQGVTRYITEIVGQNMTMLGGNPRSDEAQARPQATGQQAQPSQAPQTPAAPQTPPQAPAAPEVSVDDSDDLPF from the coding sequence ATGGCCTCAGGGGTTAATAAGGTTATCCTTATCGGCAATTTGGGACGGGATCCCGAAATCCGCTATCTAGAAAACGGATCGCCAAGAGTGACGTTCTCTCTGGCGACGTCCGAAGACTATACCGACCGCACCAGCGGCGAGCGCAAAACCATGACCGAATGGCACAACGTCGTGCTTTGGAGACGCTTAGCCGAAATTGCGGAAAAGTATCTGCGCAAAGGCAGTAAAATCTATCTGGAAGGCAGAATCACCAACCGCCAGTACCAAGACCAGCAAGGTGTAACAAGATATATTACGGAGATAGTAGGGCAGAACATGACCATGCTCGGCGGCAATCCGCGCTCCGACGAAGCCCAAGCGAGGCCCCAAGCTACGGGACAGCAGGCCCAACCGAGCCAAGCGCCCCAGACTCCAGCGGCTCCGCAAACACCGCCACAAGCACCGGCGGCGCCTGAAGTGTCGGTTGACGACTCTGACGATCTGCCGTTCTGA
- a CDS encoding HU family DNA-binding protein has product MTKAEVITQIAEQTGIDKADVQETVEAFFSVVKNSMAEGNNIYVRGFGSFVNKKRAKKVARNISKNTAIEIPEHFVPAFKPSKVFIEKIKGTVKA; this is encoded by the coding sequence GTGACTAAAGCAGAGGTAATTACGCAAATTGCGGAACAAACGGGTATTGATAAGGCGGATGTCCAAGAGACCGTGGAGGCGTTTTTCTCGGTAGTCAAAAATTCCATGGCTGAGGGAAACAATATCTACGTCAGAGGATTCGGAAGTTTTGTCAATAAGAAGCGGGCGAAGAAAGTTGCGAGAAATATTTCTAAAAATACTGCGATTGAAATCCCCGAGCACTTCGTACCTGCTTTCAAACCCTCTAAGGTCTTCATTGAGAAGATAAAAGGTACGGTAAAGGCCTAA
- the gldE gene encoding gliding motility-associated protein GldE, which produces MESALEDPYPSSILLNLMFEGGFAFYSLSIAFGLLLLSMSFLVSGSEVAYFSLTADQLDKCRQSSSPAERRVSDLLGKPKQLLATILILNNFINIAIVTLSTVLTWYITGSRNNEGLLVVALSGVVSFLILFFGEVIPKNYALHNSLAFAKAMSAPFAWARALFQPLAWALTSLSSLIERRVEKKGYNVSIDELNYALDITSKDTTEEEKEILKGIVNFGTLTVKQVMQTRLDITAIDSELDFHEVVKEIHVSNYSRIPVYNGSLDKIEGILYGKDLLPYLNKDQNFDWHRLLRPSYFIPESKKIDSLLKEFQHKRVHMAIVVDEYGGTSGLITLEDIIEEIVGEINDEFDVPDDVGYNRIDDNTFVFEAKTSLNDFCKVTDLDPSDLEEVKGESESVGGLILELNGTLPATGAQITYGDLVFTIVVADQKRIEKVRVKILPEKK; this is translated from the coding sequence TTGGAATCCGCCTTAGAAGACCCTTATCCTAGTAGCATTCTACTCAATTTAATGTTCGAAGGAGGCTTTGCGTTTTACAGTCTCAGTATCGCTTTTGGCCTACTCTTGCTTTCCATGTCCTTTTTGGTATCCGGTTCGGAAGTCGCTTATTTTTCACTTACCGCCGACCAACTCGACAAATGCCGACAATCATCCAGCCCGGCGGAAAGGCGCGTCAGCGACCTTTTGGGTAAACCAAAACAACTGCTGGCCACTATCCTGATCCTTAACAACTTTATCAATATCGCCATTGTCACGCTTTCCACCGTGCTTACGTGGTATATTACCGGCTCACGCAATAACGAAGGCCTGCTGGTCGTGGCGCTTTCGGGCGTGGTGTCGTTCCTGATTCTTTTCTTCGGGGAGGTTATCCCGAAGAACTACGCTTTGCATAACAGCCTCGCTTTCGCAAAAGCCATGAGCGCTCCGTTCGCTTGGGCGCGGGCACTGTTTCAGCCATTGGCCTGGGCGCTGACTTCTTTGAGCAGCCTGATCGAAAGAAGGGTGGAAAAGAAAGGCTACAACGTTTCCATAGACGAACTGAACTACGCCTTGGACATTACTTCAAAGGATACTACCGAAGAGGAAAAAGAAATACTTAAAGGAATCGTGAATTTCGGGACGCTGACCGTAAAGCAGGTTATGCAAACCCGCCTGGACATCACCGCCATCGATTCCGAACTTGATTTTCATGAGGTGGTCAAGGAAATCCATGTCAGCAACTATTCCCGGATTCCCGTTTACAACGGAAGTCTGGACAAAATAGAAGGCATATTATACGGCAAAGACCTGTTACCATACCTAAACAAAGACCAGAACTTTGACTGGCACAGGCTTCTCCGCCCGAGTTATTTCATTCCGGAAAGCAAAAAAATCGATAGCTTGCTGAAGGAATTCCAGCATAAACGCGTACATATGGCCATCGTCGTGGACGAATACGGCGGGACTTCCGGCCTGATTACGCTGGAAGACATCATAGAGGAAATAGTGGGGGAGATCAACGACGAGTTCGACGTGCCGGACGACGTGGGCTACAACCGCATCGACGACAACACCTTCGTTTTCGAGGCCAAGACCTCACTCAACGACTTCTGCAAGGTGACGGACCTAGACCCTTCGGACTTGGAAGAAGTCAAAGGCGAAAGCGAATCGGTGGGAGGCTTGATACTGGAACTCAACGGCACTTTGCCCGCCACCGGAGCGCAGATCACTTACGGCGACTTGGTGTTTACCATAGTGGTAGCCGACCAGAAAAGGATAGAGAAGGTCCGGGTGAAAATCCTTCCCGAGAAAAAATAA
- the mutY gene encoding A/G-specific adenine glycosylase — MEESIFRSELMEWYQTSQRSLPWREAPNAYSCWLSEIILQQTRVAQGAPYYARFLETYPTVQDLADAPEEEVMRLWQGLGYYSRARNLHKCAKTVSHEMNNTFPSTYAGLQKLPGIGKYTAAAIASIVFNEAVPAVDGNMYRVFARYFGIQTDIASPKAFKEFFELGATIIDSGKPGDFNQAVMDLGATVCTPKKPLCDTCPLASGCHALAKGSQGDLPVKKKKIKVRERHLNYIVIRNGDKTFMRKREAGDVWQDLYDFHLIETEKPTDFDLLTDTVLESLIKTGASLADSSPTFKHVLSHQRLFARFYIIEAQGSGLDEILQNTGLKAYTDQEIESLAKPILIENYLKKYLDGRLLLA; from the coding sequence TTGGAAGAGAGCATATTTCGATCGGAACTCATGGAATGGTACCAAACTAGCCAAAGAAGCCTCCCTTGGCGGGAAGCTCCGAACGCCTATTCCTGCTGGCTTTCCGAAATTATACTTCAGCAAACTCGCGTGGCCCAAGGGGCGCCGTACTACGCCCGGTTTCTGGAAACGTACCCCACTGTTCAGGACCTCGCCGACGCTCCGGAAGAAGAAGTCATGAGGCTGTGGCAAGGGCTCGGCTATTATTCCCGGGCCCGCAACCTGCATAAATGCGCCAAAACGGTAAGTCATGAGATGAACAACACGTTCCCTTCCACCTACGCCGGTTTGCAAAAACTTCCCGGCATTGGCAAATATACCGCCGCCGCTATCGCTTCCATTGTTTTCAATGAAGCCGTTCCCGCCGTGGACGGGAATATGTATCGGGTATTTGCCCGCTATTTCGGTATTCAGACCGATATTGCTTCACCGAAAGCATTCAAGGAATTTTTCGAACTGGGCGCCACCATTATCGATTCCGGCAAACCGGGGGACTTTAACCAAGCCGTAATGGATCTGGGCGCCACGGTCTGCACCCCGAAGAAACCGCTTTGCGATACTTGCCCTCTGGCTTCGGGCTGTCACGCCCTAGCCAAAGGCTCCCAAGGCGACCTGCCAGTAAAAAAGAAGAAAATAAAAGTAAGGGAGCGCCACTTAAACTATATTGTGATACGGAATGGCGACAAAACTTTTATGCGCAAGCGTGAAGCCGGAGATGTTTGGCAAGATCTTTATGATTTTCACCTAATAGAAACGGAAAAGCCCACGGATTTTGATCTTCTGACCGACACCGTGCTCGAATCGCTTATAAAAACAGGCGCCTCGTTGGCGGATTCTAGCCCGACGTTCAAACACGTTTTAAGCCACCAGCGCCTATTTGCCCGTTTCTATATTATAGAGGCGCAAGGCTCGGGACTTGACGAGATATTGCAAAACACCGGACTTAAGGCTTATACCGATCAGGAAATCGAAAGTTTGGCAAAACCGATACTAATAGAGAACTACCTGAAAAAGTATCTCGACGGGCGTTTGCTCTTGGCTTAG
- a CDS encoding gliding motility lipoprotein GldD, translated as MRKTLALVLPGLLATLLWSCGQKDYYPKPLGYNRIELPPQQYTMSADSMPYRFEMSKHAVMLDDTSWISKRYWSQLYYPKLEASVELTYYNLKKDGKFLRELIEDSHRLSEKHQNKASSIESGFITTDEGYRAVITEIEGDVPTQFNFFVTDSTDNFLRGALYFRTSLKNDSLAPVIDYVKRDMVRMIKTTRWNVPK; from the coding sequence ATGAGAAAGACACTAGCACTCGTATTGCCCGGCCTTTTGGCCACTCTCCTTTGGTCTTGCGGACAAAAGGACTATTACCCGAAACCTCTCGGCTATAACCGGATCGAGCTTCCGCCCCAGCAATATACCATGTCGGCCGACAGCATGCCTTACCGTTTCGAGATGTCGAAACACGCCGTCATGCTCGACGACACTTCGTGGATTTCCAAACGCTATTGGTCACAGCTTTACTATCCGAAGCTGGAAGCCAGCGTGGAGCTCACTTATTATAACCTGAAGAAGGACGGCAAATTCCTGAGGGAACTGATAGAAGACAGCCACCGCCTTTCGGAAAAGCACCAGAACAAGGCTTCTTCCATAGAATCGGGCTTTATCACTACCGACGAGGGCTACCGGGCCGTTATCACCGAAATAGAGGGCGACGTGCCTACCCAGTTCAATTTCTTCGTTACGGACTCTACGGACAACTTCCTGCGGGGAGCTTTGTACTTCAGGACCTCACTGAAGAATGACTCGCTGGCTCCCGTTATCGACTACGTGAAGCGGGATATGGTACGCATGATCAAAACCACTAGGTGGAACGTCCCTAAGTGA